The following are encoded in a window of Staphylococcus piscifermentans genomic DNA:
- a CDS encoding GNAT family N-acetyltransferase, whose amino-acid sequence MKEIRLLRPDDLKNVYNLFREAAQDKKNIYTWAIYDENTISEEYFAHLLDENNTIQYLFGVFLDDVLVGALTLFHPIIVGTKHKSIIENMYVKDIDHLDEHLLDSVVDFCHKMNIEKILAPVASNNIGAMVFYSEYGFSKVGFETNSRKYNNHYIDEHWLIYPIENTAKVNH is encoded by the coding sequence ATGAAAGAAATCCGTTTATTGAGACCAGATGATTTGAAAAATGTATATAACTTGTTTAGAGAGGCAGCCCAAGATAAGAAAAATATTTATACTTGGGCCATTTATGACGAAAATACAATCTCTGAAGAATATTTCGCACACCTGCTTGATGAAAATAACACAATACAATATCTCTTCGGCGTCTTTTTAGATGATGTTTTAGTAGGTGCACTGACTTTATTCCACCCTATTATTGTCGGCACTAAACATAAAAGTATCATTGAGAATATGTATGTAAAAGATATTGATCATCTGGATGAACACTTACTTGATTCCGTTGTGGATTTCTGTCATAAAATGAATATCGAAAAGATTTTAGCACCTGTTGCTTCTAATAATATTGGGGCTATGGTCTTTTATAGTGAATATGGATTTTCGAAAGTTGGTTTTGAAACGAATTCACGTAAATATAATAATCACTATATAGATGAGCATTGGCTTATCTATCCTATTGAAAATACTGCAAAAGTGAATCATTAA
- a CDS encoding WD40/YVTN/BNR-like repeat-containing protein translates to MIEKGQSELNTFFLGMEDELVIVKETATGYIVETRLEGTHPVDLAQNPTSPEVLYCATYGNGLWKSEDNGDHWKAIGQMNAYHEPTLGKGITSAYMTAVAINPHHPEILYVGTEPSAIYYSEDGGQTFTEFKEVQHLPSQPFWEFPARPYTNHVQDLMPSSKDSQTLNAAIEFGAFINTTDGGETWNDRPFFSPKDIHEMVTHPSKPGKLFAVCGDGLALEGHSFAESDNDGMSWQYSSKGLDKHPYLYSIAINPEDASDLLVGAAQNAFAAHYRDEEKEYPRATIYRRNQDGSWSECAQGLPYAGTYMNQIEADSTHPGAFYALNNHGLFHLIDNQWHQLELSWKDKYLYQHPTFLKILNG, encoded by the coding sequence ATGATAGAGAAAGGACAGTCTGAATTGAATACATTTTTCTTAGGTATGGAAGATGAACTTGTAATTGTAAAAGAAACAGCAACGGGTTATATAGTAGAAACGCGCTTAGAAGGAACGCATCCTGTTGACTTAGCCCAAAATCCCACATCTCCAGAAGTATTATATTGTGCAACTTATGGAAATGGACTTTGGAAAAGTGAAGATAACGGAGACCATTGGAAAGCGATAGGTCAAATGAATGCTTATCATGAACCTACGTTGGGAAAAGGGATTACCTCTGCTTATATGACTGCTGTGGCGATTAATCCGCATCATCCAGAAATATTATATGTGGGCACAGAACCAAGCGCTATCTATTACTCGGAAGATGGCGGCCAAACATTTACGGAATTCAAGGAAGTGCAACACTTACCTTCACAACCTTTTTGGGAATTCCCAGCTAGACCGTACACCAATCATGTACAAGATTTAATGCCTAGTTCTAAAGATAGTCAAACACTGAATGCAGCTATTGAATTCGGTGCTTTCATTAATACTACAGATGGAGGAGAAACTTGGAATGACCGACCATTTTTCAGTCCTAAAGATATTCATGAAATGGTAACGCATCCTTCTAAGCCAGGTAAATTGTTCGCAGTATGTGGCGATGGCCTGGCGCTTGAGGGTCATTCATTTGCGGAAAGTGATAATGATGGAATGAGTTGGCAGTATTCCAGTAAAGGTTTGGATAAGCACCCTTATTTATATTCTATCGCGATTAATCCTGAAGACGCCTCGGACTTATTAGTTGGTGCGGCACAAAATGCTTTTGCAGCGCATTATCGCGACGAGGAGAAAGAATATCCTCGCGCCACTATCTATCGTAGAAATCAAGATGGCAGTTGGAGCGAATGTGCCCAAGGTCTGCCCTATGCAGGAACTTATATGAATCAAATAGAAGCGGATTCAACTCATCCAGGCGCTTTCTATGCACTGAATAATCACGGTTTGTTTCACTTAATTGATAATCAATGGCACCAATTAGAGTTGTCTTGGAAAGATAAATACCTTTATCAGCATCCTACATTTTTAAAAATACTAAATGGATAA
- the gcvH gene encoding glycine cleavage system protein GcvH, translating to MAVPEELKYSKEHEWVKVEGDTVTIGITEYAQGELGDIVFVELPETEDDIEEGESFGSVESVKTVSELYAPVSGSVVEINEELEDSPEFVNESPYEKAWMVKVKLNDESQLDDLLSADQYKEMIGE from the coding sequence GTGGCAGTGCCAGAGGAATTGAAATATTCAAAAGAACATGAATGGGTTAAAGTTGAAGGCGATACAGTAACTATCGGTATTACTGAATACGCACAAGGTGAACTTGGCGACATCGTATTCGTTGAGTTACCAGAAACAGAAGATGATATTGAAGAGGGCGAATCTTTCGGTAGCGTAGAATCAGTTAAAACTGTATCTGAATTATATGCACCTGTTTCAGGCTCTGTAGTTGAAATTAATGAAGAATTAGAAGACAGCCCTGAATTCGTTAATGAATCACCATACGAAAAAGCATGGATGGTGAAAGTGAAATTAAATGATGAAAGTCAATTAGATGACTTATTATCAGCAGATCAATATAAAGAAATGATTGGTGAATAA
- a CDS encoding TPM domain-containing protein encodes MMKRIIGFLAVMFVGVLITAQSVSASEKFPPLEKPVFVQDHADIISQNDKDDIVKKGQKLQDGTDADILVMTMKSIGNTPREDYAYEAGRHYKVGDQKHNRGIVILVNLDNDNENNNRGIQVAVGDGLEGVLNDAKVGALIDDKFSPYAKKAANTDNKAEKKQYYSQGITNLYNAIWDEIAKAYGYNGKEFKEDTPKETDNSGSGGFLGSFGFIFVIIIIILIIITRNGGGGPPRGGGRRRDDSGMWWVGPGSGGGFGNGSSGGGFSGGGFGGGGGFSGGGAGRGF; translated from the coding sequence ATGATGAAACGCATAATCGGCTTTTTAGCTGTTATGTTTGTTGGGGTGCTGATAACAGCACAAAGTGTTTCGGCATCAGAAAAGTTTCCACCTTTAGAGAAACCCGTTTTTGTACAAGATCACGCAGATATCATTTCACAAAATGATAAAGACGACATTGTTAAAAAGGGTCAAAAATTACAAGATGGAACGGATGCAGATATTCTAGTAATGACTATGAAATCGATTGGAAATACACCAAGAGAAGATTATGCATATGAAGCGGGACGCCATTACAAAGTCGGTGATCAAAAACATAATCGAGGCATTGTAATACTGGTGAATTTAGATAATGATAACGAAAATAACAATAGAGGCATACAAGTCGCTGTAGGTGATGGCCTAGAAGGCGTGCTTAACGATGCGAAAGTTGGTGCCTTAATTGATGACAAATTTTCTCCGTATGCTAAAAAAGCTGCTAATACAGATAATAAGGCTGAAAAAAAGCAATATTATAGTCAAGGTATTACGAATTTATATAATGCGATTTGGGACGAGATTGCTAAGGCATATGGCTATAATGGAAAGGAATTTAAGGAAGATACGCCTAAAGAAACAGATAACTCTGGCAGCGGCGGTTTCCTAGGCTCTTTCGGATTCATATTTGTAATTATCATCATTATTTTGATTATTATTACCAGAAATGGCGGCGGCGGTCCTCCTAGAGGGGGAGGCCGCAGAAGAGACGACTCTGGAATGTGGTGGGTAGGACCCGGTTCTGGAGGCGGCTTTGGAAATGGTTCTTCCGGTGGAGGCTTTAGTGGAGGCGGCTTCGGCGGAGGCGGTGGCTTCTCAGGCGGCGGAGCTGGAAGAGGATTTTAA
- a CDS encoding type II toxin-antitoxin system Phd/YefM family antitoxin yields MAVETYSNARKNFRSLIKQVNDNSETVTITTNEENVVLMSESDYNAIMETLYLQQTPANAAHLKRSIEQLEKGDLVEDYKI; encoded by the coding sequence ATGGCTGTTGAAACATATTCAAATGCTAGAAAAAACTTTAGAAGTTTAATTAAACAAGTAAATGACAATAGCGAAACTGTTACTATCACAACCAACGAAGAAAACGTTGTTTTAATGTCCGAATCTGATTATAATGCAATCATGGAGACTCTTTATTTACAACAAACCCCAGCTAATGCTGCACATCTCAAACGGTCAATCGAACAACTAGAAAAAGGTGATTTAGTTGAGGATTATAAAATTTAG
- the aroD gene encoding type I 3-dehydroquinate dehydratase, whose product MSKVDVAVTIAPYEGKDEQLKSDLIREKENIDIIELRIDQRESLDFKELEKLLKDLKNIDIKAKVLVTYRTAVQGGKGSKNGKDYYEFLQDLIQIEGYNMIDIEWEETQTDTLLQLIAQAQAAGLEVVLSQHDFEQTPNLEALKFTYFKMNKLGADILKIAVMPKERQDVLNLLEALATSAESVQAKSVGIAMSHLGLVSRTAQGVFGGAISYGCLGEPQAPGQIHVRKLKELLNLYEINK is encoded by the coding sequence ATGAGTAAGGTGGATGTAGCAGTTACAATCGCTCCCTATGAGGGAAAAGATGAACAATTGAAAAGCGACTTGATAAGAGAAAAGGAAAATATTGATATCATTGAGCTGCGTATTGATCAACGCGAATCATTGGATTTCAAAGAATTAGAAAAGCTATTGAAAGATTTAAAGAATATCGATATAAAGGCTAAGGTTTTAGTAACTTATCGCACTGCAGTACAAGGTGGTAAAGGAAGTAAAAACGGCAAAGACTATTATGAATTTTTGCAAGACCTTATTCAAATTGAAGGATACAATATGATTGACATCGAGTGGGAGGAAACGCAAACTGACACATTGCTGCAATTAATTGCACAAGCGCAAGCAGCTGGATTAGAAGTCGTTTTATCGCAGCATGATTTCGAGCAGACACCTAATTTGGAAGCGTTAAAATTCACTTATTTTAAAATGAATAAATTGGGTGCAGATATATTGAAAATAGCAGTGATGCCAAAAGAAAGACAAGATGTCTTAAACTTATTAGAAGCACTTGCTACTTCTGCAGAAAGTGTACAAGCCAAATCGGTCGGTATTGCTATGTCTCATCTTGGATTGGTCTCTAGAACAGCGCAAGGCGTCTTCGGAGGAGCTATCTCATATGGATGTTTAGGTGAACCGCAAGCGCCTGGACAAATTCACGTACGCAAATTAAAAGAACTTTTGAATTTATACGAAATAAACAAATAA
- a CDS encoding toprim domain-containing protein, whose translation MALLDKVIVVEGKTDKKRVQEVMNEPVQIICTHGTMGIDKLDDMIESLYERPVYILVDADKEGQRIRQWFKHYLSESEHIFVDKTYCEVARCPRPYLARVLRKYGFNVKDEAPVKGLVYR comes from the coding sequence ATGGCATTGTTAGATAAAGTAATCGTTGTTGAAGGTAAGACAGATAAAAAGCGTGTTCAAGAGGTGATGAACGAACCGGTCCAAATCATTTGTACACACGGCACAATGGGGATTGATAAATTAGATGATATGATTGAATCCCTGTATGAACGACCAGTCTATATCCTCGTGGATGCAGATAAAGAAGGACAACGCATCCGCCAATGGTTTAAACATTATCTTTCAGAAAGCGAGCATATCTTTGTGGACAAAACCTATTGTGAAGTAGCTCGCTGTCCAAGACCTTACCTTGCTAGAGTGCTTAGAAAATATGGATTTAACGTAAAAGATGAAGCTCCTGTGAAAGGATTAGTTTATAGATGA
- a CDS encoding nitroreductase family protein, producing the protein MELKDAITSRRSVKIFDHDMQIDDEALYEALKLSTDAPNHGMREPWRIVHVSKERLGDMSRSVSRFAFRNEPEKQQSHFDAVTKLGGLLVMIVKRDPRQKENLENHLAFGTYAQNLMLLLYEAGIGTCWKSPEYIFSPKVRKVLGVQDDEDLVGFLYLTDLEGKIPPKKPRHTENFISEY; encoded by the coding sequence GTGGAATTAAAAGATGCAATTACTTCAAGACGTAGTGTTAAAATATTTGACCATGATATGCAAATAGATGATGAAGCATTGTATGAAGCGCTCAAACTTTCTACAGATGCACCTAATCATGGTATGAGGGAGCCTTGGAGAATTGTGCATGTTTCCAAAGAACGATTGGGAGATATGAGTCGATCAGTTTCTCGCTTTGCTTTTAGAAACGAACCTGAGAAACAACAAAGTCATTTTGACGCCGTAACCAAACTCGGCGGATTATTAGTGATGATTGTCAAAAGAGATCCAAGACAAAAAGAAAATCTTGAAAATCATTTAGCGTTCGGAACTTATGCACAAAATCTGATGCTCTTATTGTATGAAGCGGGCATTGGTACATGTTGGAAATCTCCGGAATATATTTTCTCACCAAAAGTAAGAAAGGTATTAGGAGTCCAAGATGACGAAGATTTAGTTGGATTTTTATATTTAACGGATTTAGAAGGTAAAATACCTCCTAAAAAACCGCGTCATACAGAAAACTTTATTTCGGAATATTAA
- a CDS encoding DUF1398 family protein, giving the protein MEFTKFNLKLALKNETSTADFPNTLKKFKECGVVKYTYHLKNGLYIFTDEEGDEIYIQEDATSVLFPHYADKKTFTEVLQGARAGEFTFKEFCNRAAATGISHWLVDVLNFEAAYFDTLGNVVLITEIPAN; this is encoded by the coding sequence ATGGAGTTCACAAAATTTAATTTAAAACTAGCATTGAAGAACGAAACATCTACTGCTGATTTCCCGAATACTTTAAAGAAGTTTAAAGAATGCGGAGTTGTAAAGTATACTTATCATTTAAAAAATGGACTATATATATTCACAGATGAAGAAGGAGACGAAATCTATATTCAAGAAGATGCTACGTCTGTTCTTTTTCCACACTATGCAGATAAAAAGACCTTTACTGAAGTTCTGCAAGGAGCGCGAGCTGGGGAATTTACCTTTAAAGAATTTTGTAACCGGGCTGCTGCTACAGGCATCAGTCATTGGTTAGTTGACGTACTTAACTTCGAAGCCGCCTATTTTGATACCCTAGGCAACGTCGTGTTAATTACTGAAATTCCTGCTAATTAA
- a CDS encoding LemA family protein has translation MKKTLTPIIIIGIVIVIIGAMMIGPYNKLVGLDEDTDKALSNIDNQLQRRVDLIPNLVNTVKGYTKHEEDVFKQVSDARSKLAGADSPKEKAEANDEVNSSLSRLLAISEKYPDLKADKQFTGLRDELAGTENRIAVSRKDYNDSVNEYNQAIRHFPTTVVAKIFGFDKKEYFKADKGAEKAPKVDFGTDSSQ, from the coding sequence TTGAAGAAGACACTTACCCCGATTATTATTATTGGTATTGTAATTGTAATTATTGGCGCAATGATGATTGGTCCCTATAATAAATTGGTTGGTTTAGATGAAGATACAGATAAAGCACTCTCTAATATTGACAACCAGCTTCAACGACGTGTGGACTTAATCCCTAACTTAGTCAATACAGTGAAAGGTTATACTAAGCATGAGGAAGATGTTTTTAAACAGGTCTCTGATGCACGCAGTAAATTAGCGGGCGCTGATTCTCCAAAGGAAAAGGCAGAAGCGAATGATGAAGTCAACTCTTCATTAAGCAGATTGCTCGCAATTAGTGAAAAATATCCTGATTTAAAAGCAGATAAACAATTCACTGGATTACGCGATGAATTAGCTGGGACAGAAAATAGAATTGCCGTTTCAAGAAAAGATTATAATGATTCTGTAAATGAATATAACCAAGCCATTCGACACTTCCCAACAACAGTCGTTGCTAAAATTTTCGGATTTGACAAAAAAGAATATTTTAAAGCGGACAAAGGTGCCGAAAAAGCTCCAAAAGTAGATTTCGGTACTGATAGTTCTCAATGA
- a CDS encoding cupin domain-containing protein, with protein sequence MEKLTGTGKTGPIYQSDQQTIVNIVFKAGETLPTHSAPNCVVVVPVRGTIQFRGEDFDERIAPGSVVRINPDEKHSLEALTDAEVMVIKSHLA encoded by the coding sequence ATGGAAAAATTAACAGGAACAGGCAAAACAGGACCTATCTATCAATCAGATCAGCAGACAATTGTGAATATCGTCTTTAAAGCAGGAGAGACGCTTCCTACTCATTCTGCGCCGAATTGTGTAGTTGTAGTACCAGTAAGAGGAACGATTCAATTTAGAGGCGAAGATTTTGATGAACGCATTGCACCAGGTTCAGTTGTGCGGATAAATCCTGATGAAAAGCACAGTTTAGAAGCACTTACAGACGCAGAAGTAATGGTTATAAAATCGCATTTAGCTTAA
- a CDS encoding arsenate reductase family protein: MIRFYQYQNCTTCKKAAKFLDEYGVSYEPIDIVELNPNKRELQDMIDKTGVEIDKLFNKRGGKYRELGLKDRLDDLSDDEKLDLLASDGMLVKRPLAISGDKITLGFNEKEYKEKWVN; the protein is encoded by the coding sequence TTGATTAGATTTTATCAGTATCAAAATTGTACAACATGCAAGAAAGCAGCTAAATTTCTAGATGAATACGGTGTAAGTTACGAACCGATTGACATTGTAGAGCTTAATCCCAATAAAAGAGAGTTGCAAGACATGATTGATAAGACCGGTGTCGAAATTGACAAATTATTCAATAAGCGCGGAGGTAAATACCGTGAATTAGGCCTGAAAGACCGTTTAGATGATTTATCAGACGATGAAAAGCTAGATTTATTGGCTTCAGACGGTATGTTAGTGAAACGTCCGTTAGCAATTTCAGGCGACAAAATAACGCTTGGATTCAATGAAAAAGAATACAAAGAAAAATGGGTAAACTAA
- a CDS encoding TrkH family potassium uptake protein, with amino-acid sequence MDFLKKPLSVYLILFLSTTLIGAFLLYLPITGKHPTPFIDAFFVASSAFTVTGLSTVDITTQFNWLGDLIIMLLIQIGGLGIVTITTLTLIIANRRISLHDRRLIMVTWSIDEPGGMVRFIRQLVVYSLTSEFIGMLLLALSFIPRYGFGKGIYISLFTSVSAFNNAGFALFSQNMIGFNNDPVVNIVIPLLIILGGLGPLVMSDLVQTRRLSKLKLHTKVVLSTTLALIVGGTLLYYVLEFNNTLKPFNIWGQIGTSFFQSVTTRTAGFQSVDLGLIHTPTALLMMVLMFIGGAPFSAAGGIKVTTFIVLIMFVYSSLRNENHTVIFHRTIKPRIIGRAVAVTTVSGLFVLLVTFIVSILNENTPFIKVIFEVISAFGTVGLTMDFTTEYHTATKAIIILVMICGKIGVATVLALFIPDKKRLYQYAKGNIYL; translated from the coding sequence GTGGATTTCTTAAAGAAACCTCTTTCGGTGTATCTTATATTATTCTTGAGTACCACACTCATTGGAGCGTTCTTGTTGTATTTGCCTATCACCGGCAAACATCCTACGCCCTTTATTGATGCATTTTTCGTCGCATCCAGTGCATTTACTGTGACAGGTTTGTCCACGGTAGATATCACTACACAATTTAATTGGCTGGGCGACTTGATTATTATGTTGTTGATTCAAATCGGCGGGCTTGGAATTGTAACTATTACAACACTAACATTAATCATAGCCAACCGCAGAATTTCACTGCATGATCGTCGTCTCATCATGGTCACATGGAGCATTGATGAGCCAGGTGGAATGGTCCGTTTTATCCGCCAACTGGTAGTATACAGTTTGACTTCAGAATTCATCGGTATGCTTTTACTAGCCTTATCTTTTATACCGCGTTACGGATTCGGCAAAGGAATATACATCAGTTTATTTACTTCTGTATCAGCATTCAACAATGCGGGGTTCGCCCTATTTTCTCAAAATATGATTGGATTTAACAATGATCCTGTAGTCAATATTGTAATTCCTTTATTAATTATTTTAGGAGGACTAGGACCCCTGGTAATGTCAGACCTAGTTCAAACACGAAGATTATCTAAATTAAAGCTACATACCAAAGTAGTATTGTCTACTACTCTAGCATTGATTGTCGGAGGTACTCTACTCTATTACGTATTAGAGTTTAATAATACTTTGAAACCCTTTAATATTTGGGGACAAATCGGCACTTCTTTTTTCCAATCTGTCACTACAAGAACTGCCGGCTTCCAATCAGTCGACTTGGGTCTGATTCATACACCTACCGCATTATTAATGATGGTACTAATGTTTATCGGCGGTGCGCCATTTAGTGCGGCGGGCGGGATTAAAGTCACAACTTTCATCGTTTTAATCATGTTTGTGTACAGTTCCTTGCGTAACGAAAATCATACGGTAATCTTCCATAGAACAATCAAACCTAGAATTATTGGGAGAGCGGTAGCAGTTACTACTGTGAGTGGTCTTTTCGTATTGCTCGTTACTTTTATCGTCAGTATTTTAAACGAAAATACTCCCTTTATCAAAGTTATCTTTGAAGTCATCTCCGCCTTTGGTACTGTCGGCTTAACTATGGATTTTACGACTGAATATCATACTGCTACGAAAGCGATTATTATACTCGTGATGATTTGCGGAAAAATTGGGGTCGCCACTGTACTGGCATTATTTATTCCTGATAAAAAACGGCTTTATCAATATGCAAAAGGAAATATTTATCTGTAA
- a CDS encoding flavin reductase family protein — translation MFINPNELELSKMYKTLIGTVTPRPIAFVTSQDENGKLNAAPFAFFNIVCPDPPMLMISVGKQNGALKDTSSNILNNKEFVIHIVDESIVKEVVKTGDNYPHEINELDKTNLTTTHSKTVSVPSVKEAKVRYECELVHHLELGDKQTGTDMLIGQVKAVYIDDAIYDPESAYVDVEKLNPISRVVGDHYVRIGESVKELLDE, via the coding sequence ATGTTTATTAATCCTAATGAACTTGAATTAAGCAAAATGTATAAAACGCTGATAGGTACTGTAACGCCTAGACCTATAGCCTTTGTAACCTCTCAAGATGAAAATGGAAAATTAAACGCAGCACCATTCGCCTTCTTTAATATCGTGTGTCCTGACCCTCCAATGCTAATGATTTCTGTAGGTAAACAAAATGGCGCGCTTAAGGATACTAGTTCTAATATTCTTAATAACAAAGAATTCGTCATTCATATTGTAGATGAATCGATTGTAAAAGAAGTGGTCAAAACAGGTGATAATTATCCTCATGAAATTAATGAGCTGGATAAAACAAACCTGACTACTACTCATTCAAAAACAGTAAGCGTTCCAAGTGTTAAAGAAGCTAAAGTACGTTATGAATGTGAATTAGTGCATCATTTGGAATTAGGCGACAAGCAAACTGGAACGGACATGCTAATAGGTCAAGTTAAAGCGGTATATATCGATGATGCTATTTATGACCCTGAAAGTGCATACGTAGATGTTGAAAAGTTAAATCCTATCAGCCGTGTAGTCGGAGATCATTATGTAAGAATTGGTGAGTCTGTAAAAGAACTGCTTGATGAATAA
- a CDS encoding thioredoxin family protein translates to MEAIKTREEFDKVIQSEQPVIVKFEAGWCPDCKAMDMWIDPIVKKYDDYKWYSVNRDELEEVAQENEVMGIPSLLVFQYGDKLAHLHSANAKSPEQVESFLSETFNK, encoded by the coding sequence ATGGAAGCTATAAAAACACGTGAAGAATTTGATAAAGTGATCCAAAGCGAACAACCTGTAATCGTTAAATTCGAAGCAGGTTGGTGTCCTGATTGCAAAGCTATGGACATGTGGATTGACCCAATCGTTAAAAAATACGATGATTATAAATGGTATTCAGTTAACCGAGACGAATTAGAAGAAGTTGCTCAAGAAAATGAAGTAATGGGAATTCCAAGTCTGCTTGTTTTCCAATATGGAGATAAACTTGCACACTTACATTCCGCAAATGCTAAATCCCCTGAACAAGTGGAATCTTTCTTAAGTGAAACATTCAACAAGTAA
- a CDS encoding pyrimidine dimer DNA glycosylase/endonuclease V: protein MQIFRVSPNPNVSAEFLDNRRLSKQVLELYQIIRVCLGELGAIQTGTGYRNHPVVKAVYNEGNPYLWGALEIMDAMNREHLRRGGNQSEHFKNELADLRQIVEEAVEEYQLSHAKLPPFYVEGKVRIEGDEAYELYQKLLYKKWRNDKIPPRCNINLKNKGERQK, encoded by the coding sequence GTGCAGATATTCAGAGTCAGTCCTAATCCAAATGTCAGTGCAGAATTTCTAGATAATCGTCGTTTATCGAAGCAAGTATTAGAACTTTATCAAATTATTCGCGTATGTCTAGGTGAGTTGGGCGCTATCCAAACTGGAACTGGATATCGTAATCATCCCGTTGTAAAAGCAGTCTATAATGAGGGGAATCCCTATTTGTGGGGAGCCTTAGAAATTATGGATGCTATGAACCGTGAACATTTGCGTAGAGGGGGCAATCAGTCTGAACACTTTAAAAATGAATTAGCCGATCTGCGTCAAATTGTTGAAGAAGCGGTCGAAGAATATCAACTTTCGCACGCTAAGCTGCCGCCTTTTTATGTAGAAGGTAAAGTACGCATTGAAGGTGATGAAGCTTATGAACTATATCAAAAGTTATTATATAAAAAATGGAGAAATGATAAAATACCGCCACGTTGCAATATTAATTTAAAAAATAAGGGCGAGAGACAGAAATAA
- a CDS encoding YozE family protein has product MSFYKFIITFMEDDTPFGQLADYITKDHNFPKEETNVQNIYDYVHEHYMENHLLESANRAMSIYEKH; this is encoded by the coding sequence ATGTCATTTTATAAATTTATTATTACATTTATGGAAGACGATACACCATTTGGTCAATTAGCAGATTATATTACAAAAGATCATAATTTCCCAAAAGAAGAGACAAACGTTCAAAATATTTATGATTACGTACATGAACATTATATGGAAAACCATCTTCTAGAATCCGCCAATAGAGCAATGAGTATATATGAAAAACATTAA
- a CDS encoding cold-shock protein: MNNGTVKWFNAEKGFGFIERENGDDVFVHFSAIQGDGYKTLEEGQSVDFDIVEGDRGEQAANVVKMS, translated from the coding sequence ATGAATAACGGTACAGTTAAATGGTTTAACGCAGAAAAAGGTTTTGGATTTATCGAAAGAGAAAATGGTGACGACGTATTCGTACACTTCTCAGCAATCCAAGGCGACGGCTACAAAACTTTAGAAGAAGGCCAAAGTGTAGACTTCGACATCGTTGAAGGCGACCGTGGTGAACAAGCAGCTAACGTTGTAAAAATGTCATAA